The Humulus lupulus chromosome 3, drHumLupu1.1, whole genome shotgun sequence genome window below encodes:
- the LOC133825379 gene encoding uncharacterized protein LOC133825379, producing MGDLRPMPLFNVLYKVAYNVFANRLKGVLNDVISDSQSGFIRGWLITDNVMVSFEILHYLKRKTKGRNGYMTLKLDMSKGYDRVDWPFLCASLAAMGFGDHWIRLVDCFFRTVRYKIWCGGKEVGPIVSGIGIRQASEREASYVMDLLEKFEGASGQKVNSAMSYVFFSPNYLESTKISICKMMGIQKVGRIVSIWDYQV from the exons ATGGGCGATCTTAGGCCAATGCCTTTATTTAATGTCCTATACAAAGTGGCCTATAACGTTTTTGCTAATAGACTGAAAGGTGTTTTGAATGATGTAATCTCAGATTCTCAAAGTGGGTTTATCCGTGGCTGGTTGATTACTGATAATGTCATGGTTTCTTTTGAGATTTTACATTATttgaaaaggaaaacaaaaggcaggAATGGTTACATGACTCTAAAGCTTGACATGAGCAAAGGGTATGATAGGGTAGATTGGCCTTTTCTTTGTGCTAGTCTTGCTGCAATGGGCTTTGGAGACCATTGGATTAGGCTTGTTGACTGTTTCTTTCGAACAGTGAGGTATAAAATATGGTGTGGTGGGAAGGAGGTAGGGCCAATTGTGTCTGGAATAGGGATTAGACAAG CTTCAGAGAGGGAAGCAAGCTATGTTATGGATTTGCTTGAGAAGTTTGAAGGAGCTTCTGGTCAGAAAGTTAATTCTGCTATGTCTTATGTGTTCTTTAGTCCAAATTATCTTGAGTCTACAAAGATTAGTATTTGTAAAATGATGGGAATCCAGAAAGTTGGGAGAATAGTAAGTATTTGGGATTACCAAGTATGA